A DNA window from Helianthus annuus cultivar XRQ/B chromosome 15, HanXRQr2.0-SUNRISE, whole genome shotgun sequence contains the following coding sequences:
- the LOC110910067 gene encoding protein FAR1-RELATED SEQUENCE 5-like, whose protein sequence is MWHIMKKLPTKIHGDLLQNSELRALMHRLVWSIHMKPSTFETCWQLLMEEYGLQDHDWLNDMYSIRDQWVPAYFRDIPMCFLMKTTLRCESSNSSFKVNSTSANTLVQFMLCYETRIDNQRYRQRVVEFKTSSSVFMDSTDLAIEKHALELYTHAIFTEVRKEIYKGKLFCYILNTEDCDDVRVYYVNQLDKRSSATNTFTVKLELRNQSVSCSCNNFIRIGYL, encoded by the exons ATGTGGCATATTATGAAAAAACTTCCAACCAAG ATTCATGGAGACCTATTACAAAACTCTGAGTTAAGGGCATTGATGCATCGTTTGGTGTGGAGTATTCACATGAAACCATCTACATTTGAGACGTGTTGGCAACTTTTGATGGAGGAATATGGGTTACAAGATCACGACTGGTTGAATGATATGTACTCAATTAGGGACCAATGGGTACCTGCCTACTTCCGTGATATCCCAATGTGTTTTCTGATGAAGACCACATTAAGATGTGAAAGCTCTAACTCAAGCTTCAAGGTCAACTCTACTAGTGCTAACACACTAGTTCAGTTCATGCTATGTTATGAAACTAGGATAGACAATCAGCGTTACAGGCAACGTGTTGTAGAGTTTAAAACCTCATCTAGTGTATTCATGGACAGTACTGATTTAGCTATCGAGAAGCACGCTTTAGAGCTGTACACACATGCAATTTTCACAGAGGTAAGAAAAGAGATATACAAGGGGAAGTTGTTTTGTTACATTCTAAACACGGAGGATTGTGATGATGTTCGTGTTTACTATGTGAATCAGTTGGACAAGCGAAGCAGTGCAACCAACACATTCACG GTTAAACTTGAGTTGAGAAATCAGTCGGTCTCTTGTTCATGCAACAACTTCATCCGTATTGGATATCTGTAG